TTTTTGTTTCCTCGGGTATATCGTCCGGATAGTTCCTTTCCGCAAGGGTTTTAGGTCGCTCAGAATAAAAGAACATATAGGCAAAATCAAATTTGCACTCTCGCATCAAACTAAGCGTGTCTTTATGCTGGTCTTCGGTTTCTCCGCAGAATCCGCAAATCACATCGGTTGAAATTGCACAATCTGGCATGTATTTTCTGATTGCAGCAATGCGGTCAAGATACCATTCTCGTGAATATCCTCGGTTCATTTTTTGCAAAATCTCACTGTTTCCTGATTGCACCGGAAGATGGATGTATTTGCAAATGTTTGCATACTTTGCCATGGTTTCCAACACTTCATCGGTCATGTCTTTTGGATGTGAAGTCGAAAATCTTACCCTCAGCAGCGGACTCACCAAAGCCACTTTTTCAAGTAACTCAGCAAAGTTTACCGTTGGCTTTTCTGCATCAATAATTTCATTCTTTTTAGTAATGTTCCAGCGGTAACTATCTACGTTTTGTCCAAGTAGTGTCACTTCACGATATCCGTCTTCAAATAATTTTTTTGCTTCTGCTATAATAGATTCTGGATCTCTGCTTCGTTCACGTCCTCGGGTGAAAGGCACTACACAAAAAGAGCACATATTATCACATCCGCGCATAATTGAGATAAAAGCTGAAACTCCGTTTTTGTCCAGCCGAACCGGTGAAATATCAGCGTAAGTTTCTTCTCTAGATAATAAAACATTAACGGCTTTTTGACCTCCTTCTACTTCTTCAATAAGTCTCGGTAAATCACGGTATGTATCAGGCCCTGCAACTAAATCAACCAGTTTTTCTTCTTCCAGTAATTGTGTTTTTAATCGCTCAGCCATGCAACCTAATATGCCAATGATTAAAGAAGGCTTTCGTCTTTTTTGTTTTTGATATTGGTGAAGTTTGTTGCGCACACGCTGTTCTGCATTGTCTCTTATTGAGCAGGTATTCATCAATATCACATCTGCCTCCACAGCGTTGCGCGTTGTTGAGAATCCTTGTTGTGATAAAATGGATGCAACTATTTCGCTGTCTGAAAAATTCATTTGACAACCATAGCTTTCTAAATACAATTTTTTATTCCCTCCATTGCTGGTTTCAAGCATAGTTGCACTTCCCTGCAAGGCTTCGTCTAATTCTTTTGACCCGGTCTGTCTCAATTCCATCTGCTGTATTTTACCGCAAATTTAGTGATATTTCAATGGTTGTATGCCAATCTGGCAGATAATTTATTAAACCTTATTTCTAATCCGAGATTTTTTTTTCAAAAACTTTATTATTATAAATAATAAGGAGGCTTTCTTTTACCTTCTTATCATCGTCCTTAACGCTGACATCAATTTCTATTTATAATTTTGTCGTGCTTAAGCCCCTTAAGGTTAAGTATTGTTTGAATAAATTATGGGAAAAAATCTCGTTATTGTTGAGTCTCCTGCAAAGGCGACTACGATTGAAAAGTATCTCGGTAAAGAGTATATTGTAAAATCAAGTTTCGGACACGTTCGTGATCTGGCAAAAGGTGACAACTCAATTGACATTCAGAAAAATTTTGAACCTACTTACATAGTCTCACCTGATAAAACTAAGGTGATTACTGAATTAAAAAAATTAGTGAAAGAATCAGATATGGTTTGGCTTGCTTCCGATGAAGACCGTGAAGGAGAAGCCATTGCATGGCATTTGAAAGAGGCTTTGGGTTTGAAAGAAGGAAAGTATAAGCGAATTACCTTCAATGAAATTACCAAAGGTGCAGTGCTTGAAGCAATCAATAACCCACGTGATATTGATGAAGATTTAGTAAATGCGCAACAGGCTAGAAGGATTCTTGACCGCCTTGTGGGGTTTGAATTATCTCCTGTTTTATGGAAAAAAGTGAAACCGTCTCTTTCTGCCGGCAGGGTTCAATCTGTTGCTGTTAGACTCATTGTTGAGCGTGAAAATGAAATTGAAAAATTCCAATCGTCAGCTTTTTACAGAACTGATGCATCATTTTTGAATAGCAATAAAGTCAGCTTTAAGGCAAAACTTGAAGATAATTTTGATGAATACAATAAGGCGGTTGATTTTGTAAAAGCGTGTAATGGTTTTGACTTCAAAGTGGCTGATATCGCAACCAAACCGGCAAGTAAATCTCCGGCGGCTCCTTTCACTACTTCAACTCTCCAGCAAGAAGCCAGTTTAAAACTTGGTTTTTCAGTGTCGCGTACCATGACTGTCGCGCAAAAATTATACGAAGCCGGTTATATTAGTTACATGAGAACTGATTCAGTGAATCTTTCTGAAACAGCGCTCAATGCTGCTAAGGCTGAAATTGAACAAGCATACGGTAAAGAATTTCATCAACTCAGAAAATACAAAACAAAATCAGCCAACGCGCAAGAAGCTCACGAAGCTATCAGACCAACTGATTTTTCTCGTCGCTCCATTGATGGTGAGCGTGATGAAGATCGCTTGTATCAATTAATTCTGAAACGCACACTGGCTTCTCAAATGGCTGATGCAAAGCTTGAAAGAACGGTTGCAAAAATTACCGCCCCGCAAAATAAATATTTTATAGCCAACGGTGAGGTGATCAAATTTGAAGGTTTTCTAAAAGTGTATCTTGAAACAAAATTGGATGAAGAAGAAGAAGAAATGGAAGGTATGCTGCCTGCATTGGCAACAGGTGAATCAGTTAACCCAAAGGAAATTTCATCTTCTGAAAGGTATACAAGACCACCTGCACGTTATGTTGAAGCAAGTCTGGTAAAAAAACTTGAAGAGCTGGGTATTGGTCGTCCTTCAACGTATGCACCAACCATTTCTACCATTCAAAAAAGAGGTTACGTTGAAAAAGGTGAGCGCGAAGGTGCTGAACGAAAGTATCGCGTAGTTTCTCTTCAGAATTCTAACGTAGAGGAAAAGTTATTGAGTGAACGCACGGGTAGTGATAAAGGTAAGTTGATACCTACTGACATTGGCCGAATTGTAACTGAATTCCTGGTTCAGAATTTTGGAAATATTTTAGATTATAATTTTACCGCAACCGTTGAGAAAGAGTTTGATGATATTGCGCAAGGATTGATGAAATGGACAAAAATGATTCATGAATTCTATAACCCTTTTCACTCAGCTGTTGAGAATACGCTTGAGCATTCAGAACGTGCAACCGGTGAAAGATTGCTGGGCATTGATCATGTTTCAGGGAAAAATGTCTACGCTCGTATAGGTCGTTTTGGTCCAATGATTCAAATTGGTGAGCAAGATGATGAGGAAAAGCCAAAATTTGCGACTGTAAAAAAGGATCAAAGTATTCAAACTATCTCTCTTGCTGAGGCGTT
This genomic stretch from Crocinitomicaceae bacterium harbors:
- the miaB gene encoding tRNA (N6-isopentenyl adenosine(37)-C2)-methylthiotransferase MiaB, translated to MELRQTGSKELDEALQGSATMLETSNGGNKKLYLESYGCQMNFSDSEIVASILSQQGFSTTRNAVEADVILMNTCSIRDNAEQRVRNKLHQYQKQKRRKPSLIIGILGCMAERLKTQLLEEEKLVDLVAGPDTYRDLPRLIEEVEGGQKAVNVLLSREETYADISPVRLDKNGVSAFISIMRGCDNMCSFCVVPFTRGRERSRDPESIIAEAKKLFEDGYREVTLLGQNVDSYRWNITKKNEIIDAEKPTVNFAELLEKVALVSPLLRVRFSTSHPKDMTDEVLETMAKYANICKYIHLPVQSGNSEILQKMNRGYSREWYLDRIAAIRKYMPDCAISTDVICGFCGETEDQHKDTLSLMRECKFDFAYMFFYSERPKTLAERNYPDDIPEETKMRRLNEVQTLQQELSYQSNAQTVGSEYEVLVEGVSKRSDQELYGRNSQNLTVVFPKGNFKAGDYVTVKITEFTSATARGTVVNK
- the topA gene encoding type I DNA topoisomerase is translated as MGKNLVIVESPAKATTIEKYLGKEYIVKSSFGHVRDLAKGDNSIDIQKNFEPTYIVSPDKTKVITELKKLVKESDMVWLASDEDREGEAIAWHLKEALGLKEGKYKRITFNEITKGAVLEAINNPRDIDEDLVNAQQARRILDRLVGFELSPVLWKKVKPSLSAGRVQSVAVRLIVERENEIEKFQSSAFYRTDASFLNSNKVSFKAKLEDNFDEYNKAVDFVKACNGFDFKVADIATKPASKSPAAPFTTSTLQQEASLKLGFSVSRTMTVAQKLYEAGYISYMRTDSVNLSETALNAAKAEIEQAYGKEFHQLRKYKTKSANAQEAHEAIRPTDFSRRSIDGERDEDRLYQLILKRTLASQMADAKLERTVAKITAPQNKYFIANGEVIKFEGFLKVYLETKLDEEEEEMEGMLPALATGESVNPKEISSSERYTRPPARYVEASLVKKLEELGIGRPSTYAPTISTIQKRGYVEKGEREGAERKYRVVSLQNSNVEEKLLSERTGSDKGKLIPTDIGRIVTEFLVQNFGNILDYNFTATVEKEFDDIAQGLMKWTKMIHEFYNPFHSAVENTLEHSERATGERLLGIDHVSGKNVYARIGRFGPMIQIGEQDDEEKPKFATVKKDQSIQTISLAEALELFKYPKTIGEFEGHEVKISSGRFGPYIQHDKKFVSISAKLGDSLESMTIDRAIQLIIAKREDEKNKTIKIFDEDPSMQLLNGRYGAYLKIGKDNFKLPKNSEPSSLTYQECLDIAASQSKSPKSKSAAAKSKTSTTAEKKPVAKKKSTSKKVSASANKITAKKTKK